DNA sequence from the Oncorhynchus clarkii lewisi isolate Uvic-CL-2024 chromosome 9, UVic_Ocla_1.0, whole genome shotgun sequence genome:
acttcttccattttctaataattgcggcaatagttgttgccttctcaccaagctgcttgcctattgtcctgtagcccatcccagccttgtgcaggtctagaATTTTATCcccaggtgcagttaatacaggtaatgagtggagaacaggagggcttcttaaagaaaaacgaacaggtctgtgagagccggaattcttactggttggtaggtgatcaaatacttatgtcatgcaaaaaaatgcaaatgaattacttaaaaatcatacaatgtgattttctggatttttgattccgtctctcacagttgaagtgtacctatgataaaaattacagacctctacatgctttgtaagtaggaaacactgccgattttgcaggttatcaaatacttcttctccccactgtatataaatatgatCAACAAAGAAAAAGCTGTGTATTACAATTGTCGTATATTTAAGTACAAAGATTTCATTCAAAAAAAGAGTTCCAGCAAAGCCCACAGCCAGGAGCTAGCCAGTAACTGTAGACCCATTTTATTCAGTGCCTTGGCTGTTGACCTGAAGAGTTTTCATTTTTCTTCGATTCTCCGTTCCCTGGCTCTGACATGTGCTTGTCCATGTAAATAGCAACTATTTATTCTGACCACGAGCTACAGTGCTGAGATTCAAGTTGACATCACTGAAATAGAACTGCCCTCTAGAGCTGTGAACAAGCAGCCAAATGAAAAGGGCAGCCATTTGACGGCACtggaataaaacatttatttcaaaaggcaaatctttatttttttttttaaaatacatcCTTTTCAAACATAAGCCACATGTTAGTGCAATTCAAAGGCAGCGTCATGGTTACAAATATTAAAAGGTATTTTGTTTCACAAAGCACAACAGCCAAGAATTTTCAGCAATGTGGCATTGAAAGGCCCTTGCATTTTCTTTTAACCGTTGCTATGTAAATctagggctcgattcaatccgtatTGCGGAAGTTGAGCACTATAGCgcgattgaaatgtaaaggtaatttctgaTTGAGCAGACATACGTAGTCTCCGTGAAtgcaggaacattgcctttaaattctaATCGTTCTATAGAGCTGAACTTCCGCAACATGGATTGAATCGAGCAACAACCAATACAAGTCAAGAATCAAACGCCAAAGGATGCAGAGAGAACCAGAATTACATAAGACAAGTGAAAAAAGGACACAAAAAGCCTAGCATCTGCCACAAAACCTAACCACAATTAACATGAATAAGACAAACGATAACGAAGTGAGGTATCACAATGGACGTGCCAACAACAGCTGAGGACAGATTGGCATCTGATTCGGCGCCAACAAATACATGCTGGGTCATCATACTCCCGTAGAAAACCAAGAGCAGGAAAACCAAGAGGTACGTACAAAACCCGAAAGACAGTACACAGTAGAATAGCTGCAGCATACACCACAAGTCCAATGCAAGCTAACCTTACTTCACGTCGTCCGTTGGGAGTCTGCTTGCTGCATCGGAGCTGTGGACTATGCAAGTGTGCGTATTTTCCCATCTATTTTCTAACAGGTACAAAGTGAAAGTGGCGTTGATCCTGCTTCTCCAGTCGCTTGGCCAGTCTGTTAGCCTACATGTGCTCCGGGTGGTTCTGCAAACACTTGATAAACTCTGTGACCGGATGGCCCTGGTAGCAGATCTGGTACACAGCGTTGAACAGTGGGAACCTGGGACGAGAGAGGGATTGTTGAGTTGTCACAGTCAATATCTTTGGCTTTTAAGAATAACTGCATTGTTTTTACTATTTCAGATGTATCCTTTTATTTGCATTTAACTGAGGTGATTCACTCAACAGAGCCAGAGGTTATTTGTAAGGGAATCCCCACATGCAAAGTAACATCAGTTTCTTCAATGGGTGAAAGAGCTGTTTGATTTCTGTGCCAACTTACTTGTCAAGCAGATTTTTGTTCTTTAGGATGACATGGACTTCAGCTGCTGTTGCTGGTCCCTGGAGCTTTTGTCCATTCAGAATCTCTTTCTCCAGCTCTTCAATTGACTGAGCAGAATAAAAACATGGCTGTTGAAGTCAAGGCCGCTCTCACCCCAAAAATACATTTAACAAAAATTCACTCTCTGGACCCCTTTTAATTTTCAAAGCTTATAATTAAAGGGATAGTGTGATATTTTTGGCAATTATGCTCTTTATCAGATGAAATAATGGATACCATTTCAGTTCTCTGCGTTGGCTAACGAAACTACctccaacttccttcatactggatgaaGAGACATACAAACGGTATCAATGAGGTCATCTGACAACATAAAAAAATCCCTTTAAAAGCTCTCATCTTCTGTATTTACCCTGTTCCAATCCTAAAGGCTATAATTCAAACCatttttcaatttttatgtcGGCCCTGTCTTTATCTAAAAGCCAATTAAGTCACCGTCTCACCTTCCCCGTCTTGGCAAAGGCTTCGGCCACTTTACGGTTGCGGCCGCCATAGCAGGTCGTGATGAGGTCGGCGACGCCACAACTCTCCAGGAAGGTTGCTGAGGAGACGGGACCTGCGGTGCAGAAGATGCGCGCGAAGGCGATCATCTCCATCAGCCCCAGTCGGATTACAGCGGCCTTGGTGTTGTCCCCGAAGCCCAGGCCATCACAGAAGCCCGCCCCCACTGCCACAATGTTCTGACAGCcacagagaggagggcaggggttAATGGCTTCAACACATAAGGACAGCCTTTTTTCTTACAAGCAGACTTTTCTCGAGTCTGCCCTTCATCTAAGAAGTAGATGAAGGGCATGTAGAAAGTATACAATTGGAAATGAGGAAAGTTGTGAGATTCAGACGTCGAGACAACATGATTAGACATTAAGTAAGGAGAGGCCAGGGAGAATCTATAAGGCTGTGTTAACAGctgttctgattggtcaaaagatcaatAAATGGAAAAGGAATCAGAATTGGTCCGCTTATGTAAACACATCCTTAATGGTTGAGTGTTCACCTTCAGTGCGCCACAGATTTCAACCACATCGGACTCCTCCACTAGTGACCCGGAAGTTACTGGTCTGCATGAGTTCCTTCAGCAAAGCCCCATGTTCTTTATCCTTACATCCttgggagagagagatttggagagAAATATTTAACCCTTTTCAATCCTAACATATATTTATCTTTCAAATATTTATTGAAAAACTCTAGCACTTACCATGTGACATAACGAGGAAAACTCAAGGTACAGGCCCTAATTAAAGGCCTAATTACCAGGCTCTAGTTACAGGCTTAGGGCACAGGGT
Encoded proteins:
- the LOC139416309 gene encoding LOW QUALITY PROTEIN: glycerol-3-phosphate dehydrogenase [NAD(+)], cytoplasmic-like (The sequence of the model RefSeq protein was modified relative to this genomic sequence to represent the inferred CDS: inserted 2 bases in 1 codon) is translated as MATPKKVCIIGSGNWGSAIAKIVGTNVAHNSKFDNTVTMWVFEEMVDGRKLTEIINTDHENVKYLPGHKLPPNVLAVPELVEAAKEADILVFVIPHQFIGRVCDTMKGKIKINALGMSLIKGVDEGPDGLKLISDVIQEKLGIAMSVLMGANIANEVADEKFCETTIGCKDKEHGALLKELMQTSNFRVTXVEESDVVEICGALKNIVAVGAGFCDGLGFGDNTKAAVIRLGLMEMIAFARIFCTAGPVSSATFLESCGVADLITTCYGGRNRKVAEAFAKTGKSIEELEKEILNGQKLQGPATAAEVHVILKNKNLLDKFPLFNAVYQICYQGHPVTEFIKCLQNHPEHM